A genomic segment from Branchiostoma floridae strain S238N-H82 chromosome 7, Bfl_VNyyK, whole genome shotgun sequence encodes:
- the LOC118418777 gene encoding folate receptor gamma-like, giving the protein MRVLPVLILLLPWCIMGQQPATDGKTEEQLLNSCLDGMHHKQVPGPEGSLYQQCTPWKDRACCRGNVTEKMHQDQLFPYNFQWHHCGQLSPACERHFMQDMCFYECSPNLGPWLVKIQMKIRNERFVNVPLCASDCNQWWQACKDDMTCSGNWGKGWNWTSGVNECPRGNQCKTFKKYFGDATNFCQKIWDGSFTVVADTEPCMTQWFDGLNPNNAVARKRAKEIVQASTSELSATVSYVLLGVGVFLARLW; this is encoded by the exons ATGAGGGTACTTCCTGTTCTCATCCTACTGCTGCCCTGGTGCATTATGGGCCAGCAGCCAGCAACTGATGGGAAGACAGAGGAGCAGCTTTTGAACAGCTGTCTGGATGGAATGCACCACAAGCAGGTGCCAGGGCCGGAGGGTAGCCTGTATCAGCAG TGTACCCCTTGGAAGGACCGCGCCTGTTGCCGTGGGAACGTGACAGAGAAGATGCACCAGGACCAGCTGTTCCCCTACAACTTCCAGTGGCACCACTGCGGCCAGCTGTCCCCTGCGTGTGAGCGACACTTCATGCAGGACATGTGCTTCTACGAGTGTTCCCCTAACCTCGGCCCATGGCTAGTCAAG ATACAGATGAAGATCCGTAATGAGCGGTTTGTGAACGTGCCGCTATGTGCCTCTGACTGTAACCAATGGTGGCAGGCCTGTAAGGATGACATGACCTGCTCTGGAAACTGGGGGAAGGGATGGAACTGGACATCTG gAGTAAATGAGTGTCCACGTGGGAACCAGTGCAAGACTTTCAAGAAatattttggcgacgccacaAACTTCTGTCAGAAAATCTGGGACGGATCCTTCACCGTAGTCGCCGACACAGAGCCGTGCATGACGCAGTGGTTTGACGGGCTGAACCCAAACAACGCAGTCGCTCGGAAGAGAGCGAAAGAAATCGTGCAGGCTAGCACCAGCGAGTTGTCTGCAACAGTGAGCTATGTACTCCTTGGTGTTGGAGTCTTTCTTGCAAGGCTCTGGTAA